The Schizosaccharomyces pombe strain 972h- genome assembly, chromosome: I genome contains a region encoding:
- the clr5 gene encoding silencing factor Clr5, translating to MTKEWECRREQIIELSKINGMTIRELQARMSKMYKFDASIRSYKRVLARWGIRVHRQRFVSPRTEEAAARTASGDVSKALDELVTQLFHARQSDKDSLAQIEANFGLKLSKRALHYRRKRLALKRPPPDSHDSPNNSIPLMANSCLLSADNSSSSTTSNPNVAPPISTLPDPVATISSSSSSHLDMGAIHPPHHSSLPPHMGVDPSTMADAHNAHSSLTPPQSGYSSMPSLPYLQQPFQIPSQRFSRQQQSHPFPAAQHAVNGQPQALYPFIYQSRNVPMGSTMFASSNQSAAHPDGNNALPMDNTHANISYMQSSQSMPVNSYSYDRYTPNQPSYLESKPGNHQPSYTSEQPMYSTASVPQQISNGPTAVNGLPMNSYTPHSNHLHSPSPNSNSGPTDSLSAPNSTSSPSMAHANGASFASQYPSLNKSIFPASYSSSAEDGQNMQAPAHAYMQSSIYGVNQEQKSEYPSNLSMQSSMSIKDPSQLQRIHLYPQHSQYDPNGMTMRDHYSERIEPEAKPSDETLTVRSSRDLSVHNVGTLPVLSAAAATQAAMPHTMGPSAHDSASAPSPHMQSQQALPYQYYNPLPAMADPAQNVPQQLPPPIHSHLSDDQHIQYSYPNTFVNRFPQNIHHPSANLLDASAALNPVQNPLLMPQQNHEHSPLVRSDAALHDHGPLLPVYPDVDSRFV from the exons ATGACGAAGGAATGGGAATGTCGAAGAGAGCAGATCATCGAGCTTTCCAAGATCAATGGAATGACGATTCGCGAGCTGCAGGCGAGAATGTCAAAGATGTATAAATTTGACGCTAG TATTCGCTCATACAAACGCGTGTTGGCTCGATGGGGAATTCGAGTACATCGTCAACGTTTTGTCTCGCCCCGAACCGAAGAGGCCGCCGCGCGAACCGCTTCGGGCGACGTTTCAAAGGCTCTCGATGAACTCGTTACCCAATTATTTCATGCGCGACAAAGTGATAAAGATTCTTTGGCCCAGATAGAGGCGAACTTTGGTTTAAAACTTTCGAAACGTGCTTTGCATTATCGTCGTAAGAGATTAGCCTTAAAGCGTCCTCCTCCTGACTCCCACGATTCTCCCAATAACTCTATCCCTTTGATGGCCAACTCTTGTCTTTTGTCTGCTGATAACTCTTCGTCGTCTACAACTTCCAATCCTAACGTTGCTCCTCCCATTAGCACTCTTCCTGATCCCGTCGCTACTatatcatcttcttcttcgAGCCATTTAGATATGGGTGCCATCCATCCTCCTCACCATAGCTCGCTTCCCCCTCACATGGGTGTGGATCCTTCAACTATGGCTGATGCACACAATGCGCACTCTTCTTTGACTCCTCCACAGTCTGGCTATTCTAGCATGCCATCTCTTCCTTATTTGCAGCAGCCTTTCCAAATACCCTCTCAACGTTTCTCTCGACAGCAACAATCTCATCCATTCCCTGCTGCTCAACATGCCGTTAACGGTCAGCCACAAGCTTTGTATCCTTTCATCTACCAATCTAGAAATGTCCCAATGGGCTCCACCATGTTTGCTTCTTCAAACCAATCTGCTGCTCATCCTGACGGTAATAATGCCCTTCCAATGGACAATACTCATGCCAACATATCCTATATGCAATCATCACAATCGATGCCTGTTAATTCTTATTCCTATGATCGATATACTCCAAATCAACCATCTTATCTTGAAAGTAAGCCTGGAAATCACCAACCCAGTTATACATCTGAACAACCTATGTATTCTACAGCGTCGGTTCCTCAACAAATTTCTAACGGACCAACTGCTGTCAATGGATTACCCATGAATTCATACACACCTCATTCCAATCATCTTCATTCACCCTCTCCTAACTCAAATTCAGGGCCTACTGATTCTTTGTCTGCTCCTAATTCTACATCCAGCCCTTCAATGGCGCATGCAAATGGAGCTTCTTTTGCAAGTCAGTACCCCTCTCTAAACAAGTCCATTTTTCCAGCTTCATATTCTTCTTCAGCGGAGGATGGGCAAAACATGCAAGCACCAGCACATGCTTATATGCAGTCTTCCATTTACGGCGTTAATCAAGAGCAAAAGTCGGAATATCCTTCTAATCTTTCAATGCAGTCTTCCATGTCAATTAAAGACCCCTCCCAGTTACAGCGTATACACTTATACCCTCAGCATTCTCAATACGATCCTAATGGAATGACTATGCGCGATCACTATTCTGAACGAATTGAACCGGAGGCAAAACCATCCGATGAAACTCTGACTGTCCGTTCATCTCGTGATTTATCTGTTCATAACGTTGGTACGTTACCTGTGCTAAGTGCCGCTGCTGCAACGCAGGCTGCAATGCCTCATACAATGGGACCCTCTGCTCATGACTCAGCATCAGCACCTAGCCCGCATATGCAATCGCAGCAAGCTCTACCGTATCAATATTACAATCCTCTCCCCGCTATGGCTGATCCAGCACAGAATGTTCCTCAACAGCTTCCTCCTCCCATTCACTCTCATTTATCTGATGACCAGCATATCCAATACTCGTATCCCAACACATTCGTTAATAGATTTCCTCAGAACATTCACCATCCTTCAGCTAATCTATTAGATGCAAGTGCGGCTTTGAATCCAGTACAAAATCCATTGCTTATGCCCCAACAAAACCATGAGCATTCTCCCCTGGTTCGTTCAGATGCAGCTTTGCATGACCATGGACCTTTACTTCCTGTTTATCCAGATGTAGATTCTCGTTTCGTTTAG